From one Drosophila subpulchrella strain 33 F10 #4 breed RU33 chromosome 3L, RU_Dsub_v1.1 Primary Assembly, whole genome shotgun sequence genomic stretch:
- the LOC119553639 gene encoding zinc finger protein OZF translates to MVRSRRSVSKEDAVSLLTDSGISLSSPPAARESSPGPPHSIKRRKSSLASLRDACAEEEDEDGGEPDSKDADYVQPLPKKSARKAEPIKRKHHVCSHCSKEFGGKTDLQRHMLIHSDERPHKCKDCGKSYRQAVNLKNHITTAHEHRKQFACSQCPKSFALKERLRLHMRLHSGEKPYPCALCDKKFARGGQLQQHMVSHHKTSIQQFNCTKCSASFSTNANLRVHMERHEQGMEHRCGICESQFANELALRAHINQEHHKLTQFECEICHKMIEPDEDLATHMQKHAAVKTHVCEVCNTYFTQKSQYNVHMRMHTGERPYQCRICHQTFAHSSVLKLHIRKHTGEKPFRCQLCEDDVAFSQLAHLKNHMKKIHKQQKPYMCEGCHEFFKIKVELQAHAEQCAKCPAGGDESAGSQSEDAQVLSTIRFNMAVVLKKISSAQKLRQLGYEKRLIDNVIIASLKLAQRPSHDDVTLTPLARLRMNVEEFLKWIVPAPTMKKFSEELLSIDTILDKIATMYMKQK, encoded by the exons atggTACGCAGCCGACGCAGCGTGTCCAAGGAGGATGCCGTCTCCCTGCTTACGGACAGCGGAATCTCGTTGTCCTCGCCGCCGGCGGCGAGGGAATCTTCTCCAGGCCCCCCGCATTCAATAAAGAGGCGAAAGAGCAGCTTGGCTAGTCTGCGAGATGCCTGTGCGGAGGAGGAAGATGAAGACGGCGGCGAGCCGGACTCGAAGGATGCCGATTACGTGCAGCCCCTGCCGAAAAAGTCTGCTCGGAAGGCGGAGCCAATAAAAAGGAAGCACCATGTTTGCAGTCACTGCTCCAAAGAGTTCGGCGGCAAGACCGACTTGCAGCGACACATGCTCATCCACTCGGACGAAAGGCCGCACAAGTGCAAGGATTGTGGAAAGAGTTACCGCCAGGCTGTCAACCTCAAGAACCACATCACCACCGCCCACGAGCACCGGAAGCAGTTCGCCTGCTCGCAGTGTCCCAAGTCCTTCGCCCTTAAGGAGCGCCTGCGTCTCCACATGCGCCTCCACTCTGGCGAGAAGCCGTATCCATGCGCCCTCTGCGATAAGAAATTCGCCCGGGGAGGTCAG CTTCAGCAGCACATGGTTTCTCACCACAAGACGAGTATCCAGCAGTTCAACTGCACCAAGTGCTCGGCCAGTTTTTCAACTAACGCGAATCTGCGGGTGCACATGGAGCGCCACGAACAGGGTATGGAACACCGGTGCGGCATTTGTGAGAGCCAATTCGCCAACGAGCTGGCCCTACGGGCCCACATTAACCAGGAGCACCACAAGCTGACGCAATTCGAATGCGAGATCTGCCACAAGATGATTGAGCCGGACGAGGATCTGGCCACTCACATGCAGAAGCACGCCGCGGTTAAGACGCACGTGTGCGAGGTGTGCAACACGTATTTCACCCAGAAGAGCCAGTACAATGTACACATGAGGATGCATACGGGAGAACGGCCCTACCAGTGTAGG ATTTGCCACCAGACCTTTGCCCACTCAAGCGTTCTAAAGCTGCACATCAGAAAGCACACGGGCGAAAAACCCTTTCGATGCCAGTTATGCGAGGACGACGTGGCCTTCTCTCAGCTGGCGCACCTAAAAAACCACATGAAGAAGATACACAAACAGCAGAAGCCATACATGTGCGAGGGGTGCCACGAGTTCTTCAAGATCAAGGTGGAGCTGCAGGCGCATGCGGAGCAGTGCGCCAAATGTCCTGCGGGTGGAGACGAGTCCGCTGGCAGTCAGTCTGAGGACGCACAAGTCCTCTCCACCATAAGATTCAACATGGCAGTGGTACTAAAGAAGATTAGCTCCGCGCAGAAGCTGCGCCAGTTGGGTTATGAAAAACGCCTGATCGATAATGTGATCATTGCCTCCCTAAAGCTGGCTCAACGACCCTCGCACGACGACGTCACGTTGACGCCTTTGGCCAGGCTTCGGATGAATGTGGAGGAGTTCCTCAAATGGATTGTGCCAGCACCTACAATGAAGAAATTCAGCGAAGAATTGCTGTCGATCGACACAATTCTTGACAAGATTGCCACCATGTACATGAAGCAGAAGTAG